From Sulfuracidifex tepidarius, one genomic window encodes:
- a CDS encoding KH domain-containing protein, giving the protein MFITVEDQKIPEVNKIIQRLSDMTSSEISFDEKTKTYNVIPKGNPYDAMKATNVIKAIGLGFNVTDALKLLSDEYELETIDLKETMGKDQDDMRRVKARVIGEKGKTKKFIEEYTGVIMSIHENHISFIGPFDQVAVARKAVELIILGREHQSVYKYLDRAEKELMQYKMEKLKRSSNKFYEI; this is encoded by the coding sequence ATGTTCATAACGGTGGAAGATCAAAAAATTCCGGAAGTCAACAAGATTATTCAGAGATTAAGTGACATGACTAGTTCCGAGATATCCTTTGACGAGAAGACCAAGACTTACAACGTGATCCCAAAAGGGAATCCTTATGATGCAATGAAAGCTACAAACGTGATTAAGGCTATAGGTCTTGGCTTTAACGTAACTGATGCGTTGAAGTTGCTAAGCGACGAATATGAACTTGAAACTATAGATTTGAAAGAAACCATGGGAAAAGACCAGGACGACATGAGGAGAGTTAAGGCTAGAGTAATTGGAGAAAAGGGGAAAACAAAGAAGTTCATTGAAGAATATACTGGAGTTATTATGTCAATTCACGAAAATCACATTTCGTTCATAGGTCCTTTCGATCAGGTCGCAGTAGCAAGAAAAGCAGTTGAGCTAATAATTTTAGGTAGAGAACACCAATCTGTCTATAAGTATTTAGATAGGGCCGAGAAGGAGCTGATGCAATACAAGATGGAGAAGCTAAAGAGGTCAAGTAACAAGTTTTATGAAATCTAA
- a CDS encoding serine protein kinase RIO — MPKRPPDFKKKEEKRRKDEDLFKVVDSTIDYTTFNNLMIVSRKLNLEEIFGSISSGKEAKIYPGKDSKGKFYAIKIFYVSTAQSKRAVQKYTKGDYRFEEAKTGNTRSLIELWTKKEFRNLREMYDAKVRVPEPYIFYKNILVMDFIGDNGIRAPLLRELPEDEITESMYLDILEQITKMVRGAKLVHGDLSEYNILVFDNLPYIIDVSQSTPLENENSIEMLRKDVENINRFFADRGIEVQETNSFLSNLLGDPNVHNGGRSKNSGSQQDYSEIK, encoded by the coding sequence ATGCCCAAGAGACCCCCAGACTTCAAAAAGAAGGAAGAGAAAAGAAGGAAAGATGAAGATCTTTTTAAAGTAGTAGATTCGACAATAGATTACACGACTTTCAATAACCTTATGATAGTTTCTCGAAAGCTCAACCTAGAGGAGATCTTTGGATCCATATCTTCAGGGAAGGAAGCTAAAATTTATCCTGGGAAGGACTCAAAGGGAAAATTTTATGCTATAAAGATATTTTATGTTTCAACAGCCCAGAGCAAGAGGGCCGTTCAGAAATATACTAAGGGAGACTACAGATTTGAAGAAGCTAAAACTGGGAACACGAGAAGCCTAATTGAGCTCTGGACGAAAAAAGAGTTCCGTAACCTGAGAGAGATGTATGACGCTAAGGTGAGAGTTCCAGAGCCATACATTTTTTATAAAAACATCCTGGTGATGGATTTCATAGGCGATAATGGAATAAGAGCACCTCTTTTGCGAGAGCTCCCTGAGGACGAGATAACCGAAAGCATGTATCTGGACATCTTAGAACAGATTACTAAGATGGTTAGGGGAGCTAAGCTAGTGCACGGGGATTTAAGTGAATATAATATCTTAGTCTTTGATAATCTTCCTTACATCATTGATGTAAGCCAATCCACACCATTAGAGAATGAGAATTCTATAGAAATGCTAAGAAAAGATGTAGAAAACATAAATAGGTTCTTTGCAGACAGAGGCATAGAAGTGCAGGAAACTAACTCTTTCCTGTCAAATCTTTTAGGTGATCCAAATGTTCATAACGGTGGAAGATCAAAAAATTCCGGAAGTCAACAAGATTATTCAGAGATTAAGTGA
- a CDS encoding translation initiation factor aIF-1A translates to MSKKVKQPEVPTNRNVPKPGDGEAICVVKKMLGGDHIVVSCLDGKERMARIPGKIRKKVWMREGDVVLVGIWDFQPNKCDITYKYNNDDIKRLVEEKVVSREVLDQLRG, encoded by the coding sequence TTGTCTAAAAAGGTCAAGCAGCCAGAAGTTCCTACAAATAGAAATGTACCAAAGCCCGGAGACGGTGAAGCCATATGTGTAGTTAAGAAGATGCTGGGAGGTGATCATATAGTTGTGAGTTGTTTGGACGGAAAAGAAAGGATGGCTAGAATACCAGGTAAAATAAGGAAAAAGGTTTGGATGAGAGAGGGGGACGTAGTACTAGTTGGGATCTGGGACTTTCAACCTAACAAGTGTGATATAACCTATAAATATAATAATGATGATATAAAGAGACTTGTTGAAGAGAAGGTGGTTTCAAGGGAAGTTCTGGATCAGCTAAGAGGTTAG
- a CDS encoding thiolase family protein yields the protein MTENVYIVSAVRTPIGKFGGAYKDISPSDLGAIAIKEALARGRVDPKEVEITIMGNILRAGHGQDVARQAAVKAGIPMEVDGYSVDMVCSSGMMSIMNAVQMVKSGDAEVVVAGGVESMSQSMLAVKSDLRWGVKTIMPPNKVEFIDTMQMDGLTDPFNMKLMGQEADMVAKSHNFTRRELDEVAYQSQRRAYEATSKGLNKAELVEVEIKGQKVTSDEGIRADTSIEKLQKLKPAFGEDGFHTAGNSSQLSDGASAMVIMSERAVKERGLEPLAKVLGFSWAGIESWKFTEAPIFAVKKLLKKLNAEITDFDYFENNEAFAVNSVLANRYLGISYDKLNVFGGAIAIGHPIGASGARIVTTLIDVLSKMDGKKGIASICHGTGGSTAIAIELLKKM from the coding sequence ATGACTGAGAACGTATATATTGTCTCGGCTGTGAGGACTCCAATAGGCAAGTTCGGTGGAGCTTATAAAGATATCTCACCCTCCGATTTGGGGGCAATTGCAATTAAGGAAGCTTTAGCAAGAGGCAGGGTAGATCCAAAGGAAGTTGAGATAACTATAATGGGTAACATACTTAGGGCCGGTCACGGTCAGGACGTAGCCAGACAAGCCGCAGTGAAGGCAGGAATACCCATGGAAGTTGACGGTTACTCGGTAGACATGGTCTGCTCTTCAGGAATGATGAGCATCATGAACGCTGTTCAAATGGTTAAGAGCGGGGACGCCGAAGTAGTTGTAGCTGGTGGAGTAGAAAGCATGAGCCAATCTATGTTAGCTGTGAAGAGCGATTTGAGGTGGGGTGTCAAAACTATAATGCCTCCAAACAAGGTGGAGTTCATAGACACCATGCAGATGGACGGACTGACCGATCCTTTCAATATGAAGCTCATGGGCCAAGAGGCAGATATGGTAGCAAAATCGCATAATTTCACCAGGAGGGAACTTGATGAGGTTGCTTATCAAAGCCAAAGAAGGGCCTATGAGGCGACATCAAAGGGCTTAAACAAGGCCGAGCTCGTGGAAGTAGAAATTAAAGGTCAGAAGGTAACTTCCGACGAGGGAATAAGGGCAGACACATCAATTGAAAAGCTCCAGAAGTTAAAGCCTGCCTTTGGCGAAGATGGGTTTCACACAGCAGGCAATTCGTCCCAACTCTCTGACGGAGCATCTGCAATGGTGATTATGAGTGAAAGGGCAGTCAAGGAGAGGGGATTAGAGCCGCTGGCTAAGGTTCTAGGCTTCAGTTGGGCTGGAATTGAGAGCTGGAAGTTCACTGAGGCTCCAATTTTCGCAGTCAAAAAGTTGTTAAAGAAGCTTAACGCTGAGATAACGGACTTCGATTACTTTGAAAACAACGAAGCCTTTGCAGTGAATAGCGTTTTAGCAAATAGATATCTCGGTATATCATACGACAAACTCAACGTGTTCGGCGGAGCAATAGCTATAGGACATCCAATAGGCGCCAGTGGAGCAAGAATAGTCACTACTCTGATAGATGTGCTAAGCAAAATGGACGGAAAGAAAGGCATAGCAAGTATTTGTCACGGAACTGGAGGATCTACAGCTATCGCTATAGAGCTTCTGAAGAAGATGTAA
- a CDS encoding tRNA (N(6)-L-threonylcarbamoyladenosine(37)-C(2))-methylthiotransferase — protein MQKIYIETYGCTLNKGDTLIMKTLLKDREFVNDPKDADLIMINTCAVRLETEERMKKRISELRKYGKKLVVAGCLSGAEPGTVMSVAPEASLIGPQAIEKVRDIVDGNIKTALNGERASITPHMMEGKIGIIPIADGCAGNCNFCITKLARRKLRSYPLRSIIESAKFALSKGAVELELTGQDTAAYGLDYGASIRLPEVVRQVADLEGDFMIRIGMMTPEQASSIIDELIDVLKLKNVYKFIHLPVQSGDDEVLKLMNRKYTIDQYKGIVGELRAKVPFLNVTTDIIVGHPGETEEAFENTLSLMKDMRFERIHLAIYSMRSNTRSASMPQIPDKVKKQRMNMAYKLYEDISLSIHKEYEGKLTSLLLTENGRQGSVIGRTVNYIPVVVRGDHELGVRVSAKIDEASFFDLKGHLI, from the coding sequence TTGCAAAAGATCTACATCGAAACATATGGGTGTACTCTAAATAAGGGAGATACCTTGATCATGAAGACCTTACTTAAGGACAGGGAGTTCGTGAATGATCCAAAAGACGCTGACTTGATAATGATAAACACTTGTGCCGTAAGGTTGGAGACAGAAGAGAGGATGAAGAAGAGGATTTCGGAACTCAGGAAATATGGCAAAAAACTTGTCGTTGCAGGTTGTTTAAGCGGAGCAGAGCCTGGAACCGTCATGAGCGTAGCCCCAGAGGCATCGCTCATAGGACCTCAAGCCATAGAGAAGGTAAGAGATATAGTCGATGGAAACATAAAGACTGCACTGAACGGAGAAAGAGCCTCTATAACTCCTCATATGATGGAAGGTAAAATAGGGATAATTCCCATCGCCGACGGTTGCGCTGGGAATTGTAATTTCTGTATTACAAAACTAGCTAGGCGCAAGCTGAGGAGTTACCCCCTCCGTTCAATTATAGAGTCAGCTAAGTTTGCCTTATCTAAAGGAGCAGTCGAGTTAGAACTTACTGGTCAGGATACCGCTGCGTACGGGCTAGATTATGGAGCCAGCATAAGATTGCCAGAAGTTGTTAGGCAAGTTGCAGATTTAGAAGGTGATTTCATGATCAGGATAGGAATGATGACCCCAGAACAAGCTTCTTCCATAATAGATGAGCTAATAGACGTTCTGAAACTCAAGAATGTTTATAAGTTCATCCATCTCCCAGTACAAAGCGGAGACGACGAAGTTTTGAAACTGATGAACAGGAAATACACTATAGATCAATATAAGGGCATAGTCGGGGAATTGAGGGCTAAAGTACCGTTTCTGAATGTGACAACGGATATAATAGTGGGTCATCCGGGAGAGACGGAGGAAGCATTTGAGAACACATTATCATTAATGAAAGATATGAGATTTGAGAGGATTCATTTAGCAATATACTCTATGAGGTCTAACACGAGGAGCGCATCAATGCCTCAGATACCTGATAAAGTTAAGAAGCAGAGGATGAACATGGCATACAAACTTTATGAGGATATTTCCCTTTCTATCCATAAGGAATATGAAGGCAAGCTAACCAGCTTGCTTTTAACAGAGAACGGCAGACAAGGATCCGTGATAGGGAGAACCGTAAATTACATACCAGTAGTAGTGAGAGGTGACCATGAGCTTGGCGTCCGCGTCAGCGCGAAGATTGATGAAGCCTCGTTCTTTGATCTGAAGGGACATTTAATTTAA
- a CDS encoding translation initiation factor IF-2 subunit beta yields MSSEKDYLSLLDRLYSKVPEKAKKQGIQALPELNIFNVGNMTIVKNFGEYCDRLRRDLKVCTKYLLKELAAPGTIENNGQLTIQGKFSSQVINTLMERFIHSYVQCMTCKSIDTVLKMDKKVWIISCLACGAQTPVKPL; encoded by the coding sequence GTGAGTTCAGAAAAGGATTATTTATCGCTTTTAGACAGGCTTTATTCTAAGGTTCCAGAGAAGGCCAAAAAGCAGGGAATTCAAGCTTTACCAGAGCTCAATATATTTAACGTAGGAAATATGACTATAGTAAAAAACTTCGGAGAGTACTGTGATAGACTTAGAAGGGACCTAAAGGTATGCACTAAGTATTTGCTAAAGGAACTAGCTGCTCCTGGAACCATAGAAAATAATGGTCAACTAACAATACAAGGTAAATTTTCCTCACAAGTGATCAATACTCTCATGGAGAGATTCATACATTCTTACGTCCAATGTATGACATGTAAGAGTATAGATACTGTACTTAAAATGGATAAGAAGGTATGGATCATATCTTGCTTGGCATGCGGAGCTCAAACTCCAGTAAAGCCACTGTGA
- a CDS encoding DUF424 domain-containing protein, protein MKVHLNIIRAQGYVMINVCEEGLLGKRFKENDLVLDINEKFYGGDIVESEYALGLIDEATVMSIVGSTLVDEAIRKGIVHKDGVREISGIKIAQVYNL, encoded by the coding sequence ATGAAAGTACATCTCAACATCATAAGGGCGCAAGGATATGTAATGATAAATGTATGTGAAGAGGGTCTCTTGGGGAAGAGGTTCAAGGAAAACGATTTGGTTCTTGATATAAACGAAAAGTTCTATGGAGGTGATATTGTGGAGTCTGAGTATGCTCTAGGTCTTATAGATGAAGCCACTGTAATGAGCATAGTGGGATCTACATTAGTTGATGAGGCAATTAGGAAAGGTATAGTCCATAAGGATGGAGTAAGAGAAATAAGCGGAATAAAGATAGCACAAGTATACAACTTGTGA
- a CDS encoding 60S ribosomal export protein NMD3: protein MLLNTKKFCVSCGREDVELIDLLCPSCYSKRKEIFSIPRSINVKICKICGSQWSSGKWVKAGDLEDTVYAEIMKHANIDENVKEYKADVGLSKDKNGKDIAVVIFTGKIGNEAVSVRKDVYINIENSLCDSCMKKRGRFYDAIVQLRSKNGNLNEKRVFFESFFSREIVDNLSDVKIGREGIDYYFINRTVAKRLVSNIISMVKAEVKESFEGESLKNGKRSGKLVISLRI from the coding sequence ATGCTCTTGAACACGAAGAAGTTCTGCGTCTCGTGTGGAAGGGAAGACGTTGAGCTCATAGATCTTCTATGTCCTTCTTGCTACTCAAAACGAAAAGAAATATTTTCCATACCAAGGTCAATAAACGTAAAGATATGCAAGATATGTGGGTCTCAATGGTCATCTGGAAAATGGGTGAAAGCAGGAGACCTTGAGGATACTGTATATGCCGAGATCATGAAACATGCTAACATAGATGAAAACGTTAAGGAGTATAAGGCTGATGTAGGACTAAGTAAAGATAAAAACGGCAAAGATATAGCAGTAGTAATTTTTACTGGAAAAATAGGAAATGAGGCAGTCTCGGTCAGGAAAGACGTATACATAAATATTGAAAATTCGTTATGCGACTCATGTATGAAAAAAAGAGGAAGGTTTTACGACGCTATAGTTCAGCTGAGAAGCAAGAACGGTAACTTGAATGAAAAAAGAGTATTCTTTGAGTCATTTTTTTCAAGGGAAATAGTAGATAATCTCTCTGACGTGAAAATAGGAAGAGAAGGAATAGATTACTACTTCATTAATAGGACTGTGGCAAAGAGGTTGGTTTCAAACATAATTTCAATGGTGAAAGCTGAGGTAAAGGAAAGCTTCGAGGGAGAATCCCTTAAAAACGGCAAGAGAAGCGGAAAGTTAGTCATATCGCTAAGGATCTAG
- the rnhB gene encoding ribonuclease HII — protein sequence MIGIDEAGRGPLIGPMVIAGVALDESTLGFLKEIGVKDSKKLSRKKREELFDVILETSSGFSVVKVEPEQIDRENLNSLTYRAVNKIISSLIYLNPTKVTVDKVGQESEVINYLNSLGITSNVVHEADVNFVECSAASVVAKVIRDRAIDEIKRTYGDIGSGYPSDERTVTWVSEIHRSNEPPPPFLRRSWKILKRIAPTYYVEKRGVLNW from the coding sequence ATCATAGGAATAGATGAAGCTGGAAGGGGTCCTTTAATAGGACCCATGGTGATCGCTGGCGTCGCTCTTGATGAAAGTACATTGGGCTTCCTTAAGGAAATAGGAGTGAAAGACAGCAAGAAGCTATCCAGAAAAAAGAGAGAGGAGCTCTTCGATGTCATACTGGAAACCTCGTCTGGGTTCTCAGTGGTGAAAGTTGAACCAGAGCAGATAGACAGAGAAAATTTGAATTCTCTTACTTATAGAGCTGTAAACAAAATAATCTCTTCTTTAATCTATCTAAACCCTACCAAAGTCACGGTAGACAAGGTTGGACAGGAAAGTGAGGTGATAAACTATCTAAATTCCTTAGGGATCACCTCTAACGTTGTACATGAAGCTGACGTTAACTTCGTGGAATGTAGCGCGGCCAGTGTTGTGGCCAAAGTAATAAGAGATAGAGCCATAGATGAGATCAAAAGGACTTACGGCGATATTGGATCTGGCTATCCTTCAGATGAGAGAACTGTAACATGGGTTTCTGAAATCCATCGCAGTAATGAGCCTCCTCCCCCTTTCTTGAGGAGGTCATGGAAGATATTAAAACGCATTGCTCCTACATATTATGTTGAAAAAAGAGGGGTCCTGAATTGGTAA
- a CDS encoding TGS domain-containing protein — MVTNLPAEAKAKWMKVMDAKTPEEKIKAIQDFLSYVPKHKGTENLVYWAKRRLSELKEEAEKEKRKGGGKRSFSIFVEKAGAGQIVLLGDAFMRTELLRSLTNVKSIPRDVPVPGMAVFEDIKLQLVNPPLTVPLSRIVGLARNADAVVIIANDPQEYESIKKFLEDNNVLLKRPKGKVILERSRYGNSGIRIVNLGKIVDSSESEIRKYLEGFGIRSAIVRILGEITMDDVEKAIFESVTFKPGVLVSQTPFKSDILSISFDEAVKTLPKVLFENLDVIRVYTKEPGEDATGDPLIMKRGSTVMDVARRLHSSLAEGMKYARVWGKSVKFPGQKVGGEHVLEDKDIIEIHAK; from the coding sequence TTGGTAACTAACCTTCCGGCTGAGGCAAAGGCAAAATGGATGAAAGTAATGGATGCGAAGACCCCAGAAGAGAAAATAAAGGCGATCCAGGATTTCCTCAGCTACGTTCCGAAACATAAGGGAACTGAAAACCTGGTTTACTGGGCTAAAAGAAGGCTATCCGAACTGAAGGAAGAGGCAGAGAAGGAAAAGCGAAAAGGAGGAGGAAAAAGATCCTTCTCTATATTTGTCGAGAAAGCGGGAGCAGGCCAGATAGTGCTCCTTGGAGATGCGTTCATGAGGACTGAACTGTTAAGGAGTTTGACTAATGTGAAGTCCATACCTAGAGACGTTCCAGTACCAGGGATGGCAGTTTTTGAAGACATAAAGCTTCAACTCGTAAACCCTCCTCTCACAGTTCCGTTGAGTAGAATAGTGGGATTGGCCAGAAATGCCGATGCAGTAGTCATAATAGCTAACGACCCGCAAGAGTATGAGTCAATAAAGAAGTTCTTGGAGGACAACAACGTCCTCTTGAAGAGACCTAAGGGAAAAGTGATACTGGAAAGATCCAGATACGGGAATTCGGGCATAAGGATAGTTAACCTTGGAAAGATAGTAGATTCGAGCGAAAGTGAAATCAGGAAGTACCTCGAGGGATTCGGAATAAGATCAGCTATAGTAAGGATCCTCGGTGAGATAACCATGGACGACGTAGAGAAAGCCATTTTTGAGTCTGTCACGTTCAAACCAGGAGTCCTAGTTTCTCAAACACCATTCAAGAGCGACATATTGTCTATTTCCTTTGATGAAGCTGTGAAGACCCTGCCTAAGGTCCTCTTCGAGAACCTCGACGTTATAAGGGTTTACACTAAGGAACCTGGAGAAGATGCTACAGGAGATCCGCTAATAATGAAAAGGGGTTCGACAGTGATGGACGTAGCTAGAAGGCTTCACTCCTCTCTCGCTGAAGGAATGAAGTACGCACGTGTATGGGGAAAGTCGGTGAAATTCCCTGGACAAAAAGTAGGTGGAGAACATGTTCTTGAGGACAAGGATATAATAGAAATCCATGCGAAATAG
- a CDS encoding type II secretion system F family protein encodes MSKQKFNFRKGGEKKKEKKTDVIPSSTHYGAFDLLFYNSGFAKSLSKKFDEKLKKAGLSDDPRIYASRLVSFLLISGVMAVMMVAFGGFLFLDFLRFHMVKYLAVGLMMLVFGIIIPPLVYLVYTVNVSQRIESRRVGIDSETPIFSSIFLVFLKAGLNVRFVFDYLARSNALSNISQISAYISKRMKFLGESTEEAIVNSFPISPSKLFNDFLTTYVTAIRTGAPVVDTIYSKTKDLLKAVELAAADAASKLEGIGEGYVIWLSSGFITFFLAMIIEALFPSFGGGSSFKMLGAMAVLLIPMVNLLFVYIVDSTQFKFPERPLKANKLFYITLPAGLLVMFVLLAIVNRIPPFTSAPNQLVAFLTLSGSSSSINPSVFAIAIGLLIASIPPGIVAMKEVRKGTGYDIYVVSFLRAVSEGLRAGLSPEAVIRNLRGSKEMGKFNTVLETIDIYNRLGYPLKDSFKRAADQIMDFSSKVSLISLADMIEIGSLTPETVEFLADQISTHIRIRREYNSRIKVLLYTPYVGIILALIASVLLGNSMVYVLSHETTSSSLSYGPLAEAQVLLPNALYIISVSSLFNSFLAGLLVGKLSSGRTSVGLIHSAILIVITVILLIIAQHITLVSPAKPTF; translated from the coding sequence GTGAGCAAACAGAAATTTAACTTTAGAAAAGGAGGAGAAAAGAAGAAAGAGAAGAAAACTGACGTTATTCCCTCTTCGACACATTACGGTGCTTTCGATCTCTTGTTTTACAACTCTGGCTTCGCTAAATCCCTTTCAAAGAAGTTCGATGAAAAATTAAAGAAAGCAGGTCTTAGTGACGATCCCAGAATTTACGCTTCGAGGCTAGTTTCATTCCTTTTGATTTCAGGCGTGATGGCCGTAATGATGGTCGCATTTGGTGGGTTCCTCTTCTTAGACTTCCTTAGGTTCCACATGGTAAAGTACTTGGCTGTAGGTTTGATGATGCTAGTTTTCGGGATAATAATACCCCCTCTAGTTTATCTAGTATATACTGTAAACGTCTCCCAAAGGATTGAGAGCAGAAGAGTAGGAATTGACAGCGAAACCCCGATATTCTCTTCCATCTTCCTAGTGTTCTTGAAGGCAGGTCTAAACGTAAGATTCGTCTTTGATTACCTTGCACGTTCTAATGCGCTCTCTAACATAAGTCAGATATCAGCTTATATCTCGAAAAGGATGAAATTCCTCGGGGAAAGCACTGAAGAGGCAATAGTCAACTCTTTCCCGATATCTCCGTCAAAACTCTTCAATGACTTTCTTACCACATACGTAACCGCAATAAGGACTGGAGCTCCGGTTGTAGATACTATATACAGTAAAACCAAAGACCTACTTAAGGCTGTAGAACTAGCGGCAGCAGATGCGGCGTCAAAGCTTGAAGGAATAGGGGAAGGTTACGTTATATGGTTATCGTCTGGATTCATAACCTTCTTCCTCGCCATGATTATAGAGGCGCTCTTTCCTTCCTTCGGTGGAGGAAGCTCCTTCAAGATGCTGGGGGCAATGGCAGTGTTGCTTATACCTATGGTGAATCTATTATTTGTTTACATCGTAGATTCTACTCAGTTCAAATTCCCAGAAAGACCTCTGAAAGCGAACAAGCTATTTTACATTACTTTACCTGCAGGTCTTCTAGTAATGTTTGTGCTCCTAGCAATAGTTAATAGAATTCCCCCATTCACCTCGGCTCCAAATCAACTTGTAGCTTTCCTCACACTTAGCGGATCGTCCTCAAGTATAAACCCTAGCGTCTTTGCAATAGCTATCGGTCTTTTGATAGCATCCATACCTCCCGGAATAGTAGCAATGAAGGAAGTAAGAAAGGGCACTGGATACGATATATACGTAGTGTCTTTCCTTAGAGCTGTATCTGAAGGTTTAAGAGCAGGCCTATCTCCGGAAGCTGTAATTAGGAACTTGAGAGGTAGCAAAGAGATGGGTAAATTCAACACAGTCCTTGAAACTATAGATATTTACAATAGATTGGGATATCCTCTAAAAGATTCATTTAAGAGGGCCGCAGACCAAATAATGGACTTCTCTAGCAAGGTATCACTAATAAGCTTAGCTGATATGATAGAAATAGGAAGCCTAACTCCAGAGACTGTGGAATTCCTGGCAGACCAGATTTCAACTCATATAAGAATAAGAAGAGAATACAACTCCAGAATAAAGGTTCTACTCTATACTCCATACGTAGGTATAATATTAGCTCTAATAGCTTCAGTATTGCTAGGAAACTCTATGGTTTACGTTCTATCGCATGAAACTACAAGCTCCAGCTTAAGCTACGGTCCGCTTGCAGAGGCTCAGGTTTTACTACCTAATGCACTTTACATCATCTCTGTATCATCTCTCTTCAATTCGTTCTTAGCAGGACTCCTGGTAGGCAAGTTGAGCAGTGGAAGGACTTCTGTAGGACTTATACATTCAGCCATACTAATAGTGATTACTGTAATACTGTTAATAATAGCCCAACATATTACATTAGTATCGCCTGCCAAACCAACATTCTAA